The following proteins come from a genomic window of Proteinivorax hydrogeniformans:
- a CDS encoding (2Fe-2S)-binding protein: protein MKDNVIVCRCEDVTVGEIKKLVADGINTPEEIKRITRMSMGCCQGRTCGGILQQILSNLLNEPVDEIKLWEKRPPAKPVLMKALIGGDTDES from the coding sequence ATGAAAGATAATGTGATTGTATGCAGGTGCGAGGATGTCACTGTTGGTGAAATTAAAAAACTAGTAGCTGATGGAATAAATACTCCAGAGGAGATTAAACGAATTACTAGAATGTCTATGGGTTGTTGTCAGGGTAGGACTTGTGGTGGGATATTACAACAAATTCTTAGCAACTTGTTGAATGAACCAGTAGATGAAATAAAACTTTGGGAAAAAAGGCCTCCTGCAAAGCCAGTGCTTATGAAGGCGCTTATAGGAGGTGACACCGATGAAAGCTAA
- a CDS encoding FAD-binding oxidoreductase — MKAKANIVIIGGGIVGTSLAYHLACLGIKDIVVLEKDYLAAGSTGRCGAGVRQQWGLKMNCILAKESIAEFEKLSEMIPTDYDLEFKQKGYMMLAYDRNMANQYKKNVQLQRTLGIEVDYLSPLEAKAIVPHLNTEGMVGATFCGKDGHLNPFTTTLTYAIGAKRLGAEIYKGTEVLDMKLEKGKVSKVITNKGEIDTGLVINAAGPFSKNIAKMAGVDIPVYSERHQILVTQPIKQIQDPMVISLKHGFYCQQTPHGSFIMGFGDPNELKGTDTTSTWNFLEEMAEKVLPVLPPLKNLKVVRQWAGSYNMTPDAQPILGNSEDVENFYMAVGFSGHGFMIAPAVAKAISETIVGKKPTVDISMLRLKRFEAGNLIKEPSVV; from the coding sequence ATGAAAGCTAAAGCTAATATCGTTATAATAGGTGGGGGGATAGTAGGAACCTCGCTAGCGTATCATTTAGCTTGTCTTGGAATTAAAGACATAGTGGTGTTAGAGAAAGATTATCTAGCTGCAGGTTCTACAGGACGTTGTGGTGCTGGTGTGAGACAACAATGGGGTCTTAAAATGAACTGTATTTTAGCTAAAGAAAGCATCGCAGAATTTGAAAAACTATCTGAAATGATCCCCACCGATTATGATTTAGAGTTTAAGCAAAAGGGGTATATGATGTTAGCCTATGATCGAAATATGGCCAATCAGTATAAAAAGAATGTGCAACTACAGCGTACTTTGGGTATTGAAGTTGACTATCTTAGCCCACTAGAGGCTAAGGCAATTGTGCCTCATTTAAATACTGAAGGAATGGTTGGAGCTACCTTCTGTGGCAAAGATGGGCACCTAAACCCCTTTACAACTACGTTAACATATGCCATCGGAGCTAAGCGGTTAGGTGCTGAGATTTATAAGGGTACGGAAGTTTTAGACATGAAGCTAGAAAAAGGCAAAGTAAGTAAAGTTATAACAAACAAGGGTGAAATAGATACTGGACTTGTTATAAATGCAGCGGGACCATTCTCAAAAAATATTGCTAAAATGGCAGGGGTAGATATACCAGTTTACTCCGAACGACATCAAATACTTGTAACTCAACCTATAAAACAGATACAAGACCCCATGGTTATTTCATTAAAGCACGGTTTTTACTGTCAACAAACTCCCCACGGCAGTTTTATTATGGGTTTTGGTGATCCTAATGAATTAAAAGGTACAGACACCACTTCTACATGGAACTTTTTAGAGGAGATGGCAGAAAAAGTGCTGCCAGTTTTGCCACCCCTTAAAAATTTAAAGGTTGTGAGACAATGGGCTGGCTCTTATAATATGACTCCAGATGCTCAGCCTATATTAGGAAACTCAGAGGATGTTGAAAACTTTTATATGGCAGTTGGCTTTAGTGGGCATGGATTTATGATTGCACCGGCAGTAGCTAAGGCCATTTCAGAAACCATAGTAGGAAAAAAACCGACTGTTGATATTTCAATGCTTAGATTAAAAAGATTTGAGGCCGGTAATTTAATAAAAGAACCGTCCGTTGTGTAG
- a CDS encoding valine--tRNA ligase, with product MEKTFTPQNFEQKWYNTWMDKNLFAPSGDKNAKPYSIVIPPPNVTGALHLGHALDGTLQDILVRWKRMQGFDTLWIPGTDHAGIATQIKVEEHLKKESGKTRHDLGREEFLKLVWKWKDDYHKRITSQFKKLGVSCDWSRERFTLDEGCSEAVKEVFVKLYEKGLIYRGNYIINWCPRCKTALSDIEVEHIDKQGKLWHIKYPIVDSNEYLVVATTRPETMLGDTAVAVNPKDERYSHLIGKKIVLPITNREIPIIADDYVDLEFGSGAVKITPAHDPNDFEMGKRHDLANIVVIDEDGVMTEKALHFKGMDRFECRKNLVAELDNKGLLIEIEDHDHSVGHCERCETIVEPYLSDQWFVKMKPLAEPAIEKVKDGKTQFVPERFTKIYLNWVENVRDWCISRQLWWGHRIPAWYCECGEVIVAKEEPTQCSKCNKTQLKQDEDVLDTWFSSALWPFSTMGWPEQTDDLNRYFPTSTLVTGYDIIYFWVARMIFTSIEFMDETPFEDVYIHGLIRDAEGRKMSKSLGNGVDPLEVIEKHGTDTLRFALITGIAPGNDTRFSQEKLDGSGNFANKIWNAAKFVLMNLEDFDGKEVKHSELTLADKWILSRLNSTKADVTKELERYELGNGAKAIYDFLWNEFCDWYIELSKPRLYGEDDRQKQAAMWVLNHVLEETMKLLHPFMPFISEEIYSHLPYSDGYLVTSPWPQKEEKLVDKQVETSFGSIMEVIRAIRNIKSEMNVANNKDAEAIILASDEENLEAIKQGELYIKPLAGLKDLVVKASGEKPQKAMSKVVNIGEVYMPLSGLIDIDEEIKRLHGEVKNLQSEVTRVEKKLQNPGFVNKAPGHIVVKEKEKMEDYKQKLHKVQQRIQELES from the coding sequence ATGGAAAAAACATTTACCCCACAGAATTTCGAACAAAAATGGTATAACACTTGGATGGACAAAAATCTTTTTGCTCCTTCTGGCGATAAGAATGCCAAGCCTTATAGCATAGTAATTCCACCACCAAATGTAACTGGAGCCTTGCACTTAGGTCATGCTTTAGATGGCACCTTGCAAGATATACTGGTAAGGTGGAAAAGGATGCAAGGATTTGATACTCTTTGGATTCCTGGCACTGATCATGCTGGCATAGCTACTCAAATAAAAGTTGAGGAGCACCTAAAAAAAGAAAGTGGAAAAACCCGTCACGATTTAGGCAGGGAAGAATTTTTAAAGCTAGTATGGAAGTGGAAGGATGACTATCACAAGCGAATTACATCCCAATTTAAAAAGCTAGGCGTTTCCTGTGATTGGTCTAGAGAAAGATTTACGCTAGATGAAGGCTGCTCGGAGGCCGTCAAGGAAGTATTTGTAAAGCTTTACGAAAAAGGTCTTATCTATCGTGGTAATTACATCATAAATTGGTGTCCGCGTTGTAAAACTGCTTTATCTGATATTGAGGTTGAACATATAGATAAACAAGGAAAGCTATGGCATATAAAATATCCTATAGTTGATTCTAATGAGTATCTTGTGGTTGCAACTACAAGACCTGAAACCATGCTAGGAGATACAGCGGTAGCTGTAAATCCAAAAGATGAAAGATATTCACATTTGATAGGTAAGAAAATAGTGCTGCCGATAACTAATCGAGAAATACCTATTATTGCTGATGACTACGTAGATCTTGAGTTCGGCTCTGGAGCGGTTAAAATTACTCCAGCTCACGATCCTAACGATTTTGAGATGGGCAAAAGACATGATCTAGCAAATATTGTAGTTATAGATGAGGATGGAGTTATGACAGAAAAAGCCCTTCATTTTAAGGGGATGGATAGGTTTGAGTGTCGTAAAAATCTAGTAGCAGAACTTGATAATAAAGGCCTCTTAATCGAAATAGAAGACCATGATCACTCTGTAGGGCATTGCGAAAGGTGTGAAACCATAGTTGAGCCTTATCTTTCTGACCAATGGTTTGTGAAAATGAAGCCGCTAGCTGAGCCAGCAATTGAAAAGGTTAAGGACGGAAAAACTCAGTTTGTCCCAGAAAGGTTTACTAAGATATATCTCAACTGGGTAGAAAATGTAAGAGACTGGTGTATATCAAGACAACTTTGGTGGGGCCATAGAATACCTGCTTGGTATTGTGAATGTGGTGAGGTAATAGTAGCTAAAGAGGAGCCAACTCAATGCTCTAAATGTAACAAAACACAGCTTAAACAAGATGAAGATGTTTTAGACACATGGTTTTCTTCAGCATTGTGGCCTTTTTCCACCATGGGATGGCCAGAGCAAACCGACGACTTAAATAGATACTTCCCAACATCCACACTTGTAACAGGGTATGATATTATCTATTTTTGGGTAGCACGGATGATATTTACTTCGATAGAATTTATGGATGAAACACCTTTTGAAGATGTTTATATCCATGGTCTTATAAGGGATGCCGAAGGAAGAAAGATGAGTAAATCTTTAGGAAATGGCGTTGATCCTTTAGAGGTTATCGAAAAACACGGCACAGACACTTTACGCTTTGCTTTAATAACAGGCATAGCCCCAGGAAATGACACAAGATTTAGCCAAGAAAAGCTAGATGGCAGCGGGAATTTTGCAAATAAAATCTGGAATGCCGCTAAGTTTGTGCTTATGAACCTAGAAGACTTTGACGGTAAAGAAGTTAAACACTCGGAACTTACTTTAGCTGACAAGTGGATACTAAGCAGGCTTAACTCAACAAAAGCAGATGTTACTAAAGAGCTTGAACGCTATGAACTAGGCAACGGTGCAAAAGCCATTTATGACTTTTTGTGGAATGAATTTTGTGACTGGTATATAGAGTTAAGCAAACCACGTTTGTATGGCGAAGATGATAGGCAAAAGCAAGCAGCTATGTGGGTGCTTAACCATGTTCTTGAAGAAACAATGAAGCTTCTTCACCCATTTATGCCTTTTATATCGGAGGAAATATATAGTCACCTACCATATAGCGATGGATACTTAGTAACCTCCCCATGGCCACAAAAAGAAGAAAAGCTTGTGGATAAGCAAGTAGAAACTTCCTTTGGTTCAATTATGGAAGTTATAAGAGCTATTAGAAATATAAAAAGTGAAATGAATGTGGCAAACAATAAGGATGCAGAGGCGATAATTTTAGCCAGTGATGAGGAAAACCTAGAAGCGATAAAGCAAGGAGAACTTTATATTAAACCATTAGCTGGCCTTAAGGATTTAGTTGTAAAAGCATCAGGGGAAAAGCCGCAAAAAGCGATGTCTAAGGTGGTAAACATAGGTGAAGTTTATATGCCGCTTTCAGGACTTATTGATATCGATGAAGAGATAAAAAGATTACACGGTGAGGTTAAAAACTTGCAGTCTGAAGTTACTAGAGTGGAGAAAAAGTTACAAAACCCAGGTTTTGTAAATAAAGCTCCTGGACATATCGTTGTAAAAGAAAAAGAAAAAATGGAAGACTATAAGCAGAAGCTACACAAAGTTCAACAAAGAATCCAGGAGCTCGAAAGTTAA
- a CDS encoding folylpolyglutamate synthase/dihydrofolate synthase family protein, whose product MKKLCSLLGNPEQKVNAIHVAGTNGKGSVTAILSSVLKEQGYKVGAYTSPALTTFGERIQINGIFANDNELDKYYDKITHAINALKGDPLGEPTEFEVVTALAFLYFVDNKVDIVVLEVGLGGRFDATNVIEKPLASVITSISKDHTAILGNTLQEIAAEKAGIIKKDSPIVLGKLKEDAYLTILDIAKSVGAPVFLEGDADITFHNYEGKNQVVSVNNTLLKLSLLGNHQLENLKTALKVLDAIKKQGYEIEDKVIFKSLSKVRLTGRFEILKQKEKEIVFDVAHNEASYSAFLDNLNVIYPTKKILIILGMYADKDTDKVAKLLSKTGYEIMTTTPDNERALGAKSLSDLLRKEGVKVIKTIENPKQAVLAALELNYDIICVTGSFSTVGPAKLAVQG is encoded by the coding sequence ATGAAAAAATTATGTAGTCTTTTAGGCAATCCAGAACAGAAAGTTAATGCTATACATGTAGCAGGAACTAACGGAAAGGGTTCAGTAACAGCTATTTTAAGCAGTGTACTTAAAGAACAGGGTTACAAGGTGGGAGCTTATACATCTCCTGCCTTAACAACCTTTGGAGAAAGGATACAAATTAACGGAATTTTTGCAAATGATAATGAGCTAGATAAATACTATGACAAAATAACTCATGCTATAAATGCACTTAAAGGGGATCCTTTAGGAGAGCCTACGGAGTTTGAAGTGGTTACCGCTCTTGCTTTTTTATATTTTGTAGATAATAAAGTGGATATAGTGGTATTAGAAGTTGGATTAGGTGGGCGTTTTGATGCAACTAATGTAATAGAAAAACCTCTAGCATCGGTCATAACTTCGATATCAAAAGATCATACTGCAATCTTAGGTAATACTTTGCAAGAAATTGCTGCTGAAAAAGCTGGGATTATAAAGAAAGATTCTCCTATAGTGCTTGGAAAGCTAAAGGAGGATGCCTATCTTACGATTTTAGATATTGCAAAAAGTGTTGGTGCTCCTGTTTTTTTGGAAGGTGATGCCGATATTACCTTCCACAATTACGAAGGCAAAAATCAGGTTGTCTCCGTTAACAACACTTTATTGAAGTTATCGTTATTAGGCAATCATCAATTGGAAAATTTAAAAACTGCCTTAAAGGTTTTAGATGCTATAAAAAAACAAGGGTACGAGATAGAGGATAAAGTTATTTTTAAATCACTATCAAAAGTAAGGTTAACAGGTAGATTTGAAATCTTGAAACAAAAAGAAAAGGAAATAGTGTTTGACGTAGCCCACAACGAGGCCAGTTATTCAGCCTTTCTAGACAACCTTAACGTAATATATCCTACAAAGAAGATACTAATAATTTTAGGCATGTATGCCGACAAGGATACGGATAAGGTAGCTAAGCTATTATCTAAAACAGGGTATGAAATCATGACAACTACCCCTGATAATGAAAGAGCACTAGGAGCAAAAAGTTTGTCTGATTTACTTAGAAAAGAAGGCGTTAAAGTTATAAAAACAATAGAAAACCCAAAACAAGCAGTTTTGGCGGCACTAGAATTAAACTACGACATAATATGTGTAACTGGTTCCTTTAGCACGGTCGGCCCCGCAAAGCTTGCGGTGCAAGGTTAA
- a CDS encoding tetratricopeptide repeat protein, producing MENGNIIPFSRGADFYYARANNSYLKNNMDEAIFYLKRATQIEPDNLINLFNLASMLSEVEKFEDSNKILKKIIKEDKENNMPECWYYLAYNYGQTDKYKKVKSCLDKYLKLAPEGEYASQSEEILSNIRNFQYEFEAKDQKELQKVERVCAEGVELVEKNKFNEAIEVFEKAIALNSKFIAPRNNIALCYFYKGDVDRAIQSTEDVLNLDPENIYALCNLATFYHEDGNEIGLKNILNRLSMLDPMHTDEELKLGLTYGSLGKHNWAYAMFSAIIEEEPRNFQIVYFSAVAAFNMKKYKLASKHFKRLHELEPQNPYTELYQNYIEDIFAGQSSFEPISYEIKLPYKSVMDIIKKLSSSVENVGELMNDKKLIEGLNWALTKEASMTKVVVDLILSMDNSALHRLLIDFVYNVQVKYEDRNYAFCEMVDNSISFADKANWPKKIKAQVFTSKQQEVLEVTLHYLQKEFSLAQVYAAQTLWSEYVKENRPIIKKVELWAASLIILVVAETSKNVKQNKEDVLEYFSANPKGVSTKIKELKKGLKVF from the coding sequence ATGGAAAATGGAAATATTATACCTTTTAGTAGAGGAGCAGACTTTTATTACGCTCGCGCAAATAACAGCTATTTAAAAAACAACATGGATGAAGCCATTTTTTATTTAAAGAGAGCAACCCAAATAGAACCGGATAACTTAATAAACTTATTCAACTTAGCTTCTATGCTTTCTGAAGTGGAAAAGTTTGAAGATTCTAATAAAATATTAAAAAAAATAATTAAAGAAGATAAAGAAAATAACATGCCAGAATGCTGGTATTATTTAGCATATAACTATGGCCAGACGGATAAGTACAAAAAAGTAAAATCATGTTTAGATAAGTATCTAAAGCTAGCACCGGAAGGTGAATATGCTTCTCAATCAGAAGAAATACTTTCAAATATTAGAAACTTTCAATATGAATTTGAGGCAAAAGACCAAAAGGAATTGCAAAAAGTAGAAAGAGTTTGTGCCGAGGGTGTTGAGCTTGTAGAAAAAAACAAGTTTAATGAAGCTATAGAAGTTTTTGAAAAAGCAATTGCTTTAAATTCCAAATTTATAGCGCCAAGAAACAATATCGCACTTTGCTATTTTTACAAAGGGGATGTGGATAGGGCGATACAAAGTACTGAAGATGTGCTAAATTTAGACCCTGAGAATATTTATGCTCTTTGTAATTTGGCTACATTTTATCATGAGGATGGAAATGAAATAGGGTTAAAGAACATTTTAAACAGACTTTCAATGTTGGATCCTATGCATACAGATGAAGAGCTAAAACTGGGTTTGACTTATGGATCATTAGGAAAGCACAACTGGGCATATGCAATGTTCAGCGCTATAATAGAAGAAGAACCGAGAAACTTTCAGATTGTTTACTTTTCTGCTGTAGCTGCCTTTAATATGAAAAAGTATAAGTTAGCATCAAAGCATTTTAAACGCCTTCATGAACTAGAACCACAAAATCCTTACACAGAGCTTTATCAAAACTATATTGAGGATATATTTGCTGGGCAATCCTCTTTTGAACCAATATCTTATGAAATTAAGCTTCCCTATAAATCTGTCATGGATATAATTAAAAAGTTAAGCTCTTCCGTTGAAAATGTAGGAGAGTTGATGAATGATAAAAAGCTTATTGAGGGATTAAATTGGGCTTTAACCAAAGAAGCAAGCATGACAAAAGTGGTCGTGGATTTAATTTTGAGTATGGATAACTCAGCCCTTCATCGACTTTTAATTGACTTTGTTTATAATGTCCAAGTTAAATATGAGGATCGAAACTATGCTTTTTGTGAAATGGTTGATAACAGCATATCTTTTGCTGACAAAGCAAATTGGCCAAAAAAAATAAAAGCTCAGGTTTTCACATCAAAACAACAAGAGGTATTAGAGGTTACACTACACTATTTACAGAAAGAGTTTAGCTTAGCGCAAGTTTACGCAGCGCAAACTCTTTGGTCAGAATATGTTAAGGAAAATAGGCCAATAATTAAAAAGGTTGAACTATGGGCAGCTTCTTTGATAATCTTAGTAGTTGCTGAAACTAGTAAGAACGTTAAACAAAACAAAGAGGATGTTCTAGAATACTTTTCTGCTAACCCTAAAGGTGTCAGCACTAAGATAAAAGAATTGAAAAAAGGTTTAAAGGTATTTTAA
- a CDS encoding PRC-barrel domain-containing protein, which translates to MIYTKKVLGLEVINLSDGKKIGKIKEVIFDNKSKKVVAIEIYEKTGLWKKTSDILPIEELKGMGKDSVTVDEPKTVEEINKGLTNFKWSSLSGRKVIEEDGSIIGTVSDISFKFPEGDIVEVEVNQAKSKVLASKETVSIERVRAIGEDAIIVYNE; encoded by the coding sequence ATGATATATACTAAGAAAGTTTTGGGATTAGAGGTTATTAATTTAAGTGATGGGAAAAAAATAGGCAAGATAAAAGAAGTGATTTTTGATAACAAAAGTAAAAAAGTAGTGGCCATAGAGATATACGAAAAAACAGGCCTTTGGAAAAAAACATCGGATATTTTACCTATCGAGGAACTAAAGGGAATGGGTAAAGATTCAGTAACAGTGGACGAACCAAAAACAGTTGAGGAAATTAACAAAGGGTTAACTAACTTCAAATGGTCAAGTTTATCAGGGAGAAAGGTAATAGAGGAAGATGGTTCTATAATAGGTACCGTTTCTGATATATCTTTCAAATTTCCGGAAGGTGATATCGTCGAGGTAGAAGTTAACCAAGCAAAATCAAAAGTATTAGCCAGCAAAGAAACTGTTTCAATCGAAAGGGTTAGAGCTATAGGAGAGGACGCCATAATAGTTTATAATGAATAA